CGGTGAAGACCGACGAGCCCCCGCCCGAGAAGCTGGTGACGCAGAAAGCGCTCGGCCTCGATCTCGCCGCGCTGAGCAAGGACCTGCGCTCGCGCTACAAGATCAAAGACAGCGTCAAGGGCGTGGTCGTCACCAATGTCGACGCCAATTCGGATGCGGCCGAGAAGCGCCTCTCCGCCGGCGACGTCATCGTCGAAGTCGCGCAGGAGGCCGTCTCCAGCGGCGCCGACATCCAGAAGCGCGTCGACCAGCTCAAGAAGGACGGCAAGAAGTCGGTGTTGTTGCTGGTCTCGAACGGTGACGGCGAATTGCGGTTCGTCGCGCTGAGCGTGCAGTAGTCGCCGCACAGTCTCGTAGGGTGGGCAAAGCGAAGCGTGCCCACCAACTTTCTTCCCTTGCATCAAGAGTGGTGGGCACGGCGCTGACGCGCTTTTGCCCACCCTACGGGTGCTTGGCGTGCAGCTAGAAGCTACGCTTCCACAAACTCGTCGCGCCGGTAGCCCTGCGCATACAGCAGCGCGGTGAGATCACCGTGATCGATCCGTGCCGCCGCAGCCGCGGCGACCGCCGGCTTGGCGTGATACGCAACGCCCAGGCCCGCCGCCTGGATCATCGCGAGGTCATTGGCACCGTCGCCGACCACGACGGAGTCGATGTCGTCGAGGTCGAACGATTCCATCAGATCCACCAGCGTCGCGAGTTTTGCCGCGCGGCCGAGGATCGGCTCCTTGACCTCGCCGGTGAACTTGCCGTCGCGCACGACGAGCTCGTTGGCGCGGTTCTCCTGGAAGCCGATCTTGGCGGCGACCGCGCTGGTGAACAGGGTGAAGCCGCCGGAGACCAGGCAGGTGTAGGCGCCATGTTTACGCATGGTCGCGACCAGCGCGCGGCCGCCTGGGGTCAGCGTGATGCGCTTATCCAGCACCTCGTCGACCACGCTGGCGGGAAGACCCTTCAGCAGCGCGACGCGTTCGCGCAGCGCCGGCTCGAACTCGATCTCGCCGCGCATCGCCCGTTCCGTGATGGCGGCGACATGGGCCTTCATCCCGACGAGATCGGCGAGCTCGTCGATGCATTCCTGGCCGATCATGGTGGAATCCATGTCGGCGAGAAAAAGTTTCTTGCGCCGGAAGCCGACAGGCTGCACCACGATGTCGATGGGCAGGTCGCCGCGCAGCTCGCGGAGCCGCTGCTCGATGGCGTGACGGTCGCCTTCGAGGTTATCCTGCGCGCCGAACGGAATATCGACCGCAACCCCGTCGAACAGCCAGTGCGCCGGTTGCGCCTTCGGCAGCACGGCGCGGGCGCCGTCGACGATGGTAGAGTCGAGCGCGGGATTGTCGGGGTGGCAGATCAGCGTGGCGACGAGGGACATTTGAGGTTTTCGTGAGCGAGGGGCATACGAGCAAGGCCGTGCTTATCGCAGGCCCGACCGCCAGCGGCAAGTCGGCGCTGGCGCTGGAGCTTGCCCTCAGCGCCGGCGGCACCGTCATCAATGCCGATTCCATGCAGGTCTACCGCGACCTCCGCATCATCACGGCACGCCCCACCCATGGCGAGGAGGCGCGCGCGCCGCACCGGCTCTACGGCCATGTCGATGCGGCCGTGAATTTCTCGGCCGGTGCCTGGGTGAGCGATGCAGCCAAGGCGCTCGAAGAGACGCAAGTGGAAGGCCGCCTGCCGATCTTCATCGGCGGCACCGGGCTCTATTTCAAGGCGCTGACGGCGGGCCTCTCCGTGGTGCCTCCGATCCCTGCTGATGTGCGCGAGGACGTGCGCGCCCGGCTGGAGCGGAACGGCGTCGAGGCGCTGCATGCGGAACTCGCGCGCCGCGATCCGCGTGCGGCCGAGCGATTGAACCTGCGCGACCGGACCCGGATCGCGCGCGCGCTCGAAGTGATCGAGGCGACCGGCCGCTCGTTGCTGGATTGGCACCATGAGGGCCAGCCGCCGCTCTTGCCCAGGGACAGTTATCGCGCGGTGTTCCTCGCGCCCGAGCGCGACGAGCTCTATGCCCGCATCGATGCGCGTTTCGACGCGATGCTGGGTGCCGGTGCGCTGAAGGAGGTCGAGCGACTGGCCGCCCGCCAGCTCGATCCGCTGCTCCCGGCGATGAAGGCCCATGGCGTGCCGGCGCTGATCCGGCATCTGCGCGGCGAGCTTAGCCTGGAGGACGCCGCCACGATCGGACGCGCCGACACCCGCCACTATGCGAAGCGGCAATTCACCTGGTTTCGGCATCAGCTCCCCGAATTCGAGTGGGTGAAGCTCGAGGAGGCGAGGGGATGGCTCGCCGCCGCCGTGAACGCGGCCCGGGACGAGAATTAAGAGACGGTCGTCGTTCCGGGGCGCGCGCAGTGCGAGCCCGGAACCCATAACCACAGGCGGTTATGTGGCCGCGGCTGCTGGCTACCGTCTCGTGCCCGATGTTGGCCTGGGGTTATGGATTCCGGGCTCGACGCTTCGCATCGCCCCGGAATGACGAGCGGGACTTGACGCGCTTTTGTGCTCGGGTTCCCGCATTTACCTCTCGCCGAACCCCGGGAACACCGCTACACTCCCTAAATCGCGCGGGAACGGCCGCTTTGCCTTGACATCCAGGCTTTGGCCGTTATGTTTCGCGCAACCTTTGGGAAGCCGGGCACCTGCCATGCGTAACATTATTACCAAACTCCTTATCGCCGTCGTACCCAGGCACACCGCCGGGGGTGGCTAGCTGCCATCCACAAGACAGGCGGTGTGCATGGGCCCTCTTCGGGGCCTTTTTTATTTCCCGAACCCAGAACGAAAGCCGCTGACAACAGCGCATCCGGAGCAAGCCAATGAGCGACAAGAGCCACGATCCGAACCAGATGACCGGCGCCGCGATGATCGTCCGCGCGCTCATCGATCACGGCGTGACCGACATCTTCGGCTATCCCGGCGGCGCGGTGCTTCCGATCTATGACGAGATCTTCCAGCAGAGCGAGGTCCAGCACATCCTGGTCCGCCACGAGCAGGGCGCGGGCCACGCCGCCGAGGGCTATGCGCGCTCGACCGGCAAGCCGGGCGTTGCGCTGGTGACCTCCGGCCCCGGCGCCACCAACATGGTGACGCCGCTGACCGACGCGTTGATGGACTCGATCCCGCTGGTCTGCATCTCCGGCCAGGTGCCGACGCATTTGATCGGCAACGACGCCTTCCAGGAATGCGACACGGTCGGCATCACGCGGCCCTGCACCAAGCACAACTGGCTGGTCCGCGACGTCAACGATCTCGCCAAGGTGCTGCACGAGGCGTTCTATGTCGCCACCTCGGGCCGTCCCGGCCCGGTGCTGGTCGACGTGCCCAAGGACGTGCAGTTCGCGACCGGCACCTATCATCCGCCGCGCAAATCCGACGTGCACCGCTCTTACGCCCCGCGCGTGAAGGGCGATGCGACGCAGATCCGGAAAGCCGTTTCGCTGCTCGCGAATGCCAAGCGTCCGGTGATCTACAGCGGCGGCGGCGTCATCAATTCCGGCCCGGAGGCCACCAAGCTCTTGCGCGAGCTGGTCGAAGTCACGGGCTTCCCGATCACCTCCACGCTGATGGGGCTCGGCGCCTATCCGGCCTCGGGCAAGAACTGGCTCGGCATGCTCGGCATGCACGGCACCTACGAGGCCAACATGACGATGCATGATTGCGACGTCATGCTGTGCGTCGGCGCGCGCTTCGACGACCGCATCACCGGCCGTGTCGATGCGTTCTCGCCCGGCTCGAAGAAGATCCACATCGACATCGATCCGTCCTCGATCAACAAGAACATCCGTGTCGACGTGCCGATCATCGGCGACTGCGGCAACGTGCTCGGCGACATCATCCAGGTGTTCAAGGCGGAGGCGAAGAAGCCGGACATCAAGTCGTGGTGGCAGCAGATCACGCAGTGGCGCGCCCGCAATTCGCTCTATTACAAGAAGAGCAACGACGTCATCCTGCCGCAGCACGCGATCCAGAGCCTGTTCGAGGCCACGCGCGGCAAGGACACCTACATCACGACCGAGGTCGGCCAGCACCAGATGTGGGCGGCGCAGTTCTACGGTTTCGAGGAGCCGCACCGCTGGATGACGTCGGGCGGGCTCGGCACCATGGGCTACGGCCTGCCGGCCGCGGTCGGCGTGCAGGTTGCCCATCCCGATAGCCTCGTCATCGACATCGCGGGCGATGCCTCGGTGCAGATGACGATGCAGGAGATGTCGACGGCAGTTCAGTACGAGCTGCCGATCAAGATCTTCATCCTCAACAACCAGTACATGGGCATGGTGCGGCAGTGGCAGCAGCTGCTGCACGGCAACCGGCTGTCGCATTCCTACTCGGAGGCGCTGCCGGACTTCGTCAAGCTCGCGGAGGCCTATGGCGCCGTCGGCCTGCAGGTGCACAAGCCCGCCGATCTCGAGGGCGCCATCAAGGAGATGATCTCGGTCAAGCGCCCGGTGCTGTTCGACTGCCGTGTCGCGGCTCTCGAAAACTGCTTCCCGATGATCCCCTCCGGCAAGGCGCATAACGAGATGCTGCTGCCCGAGCAGGCCAATGACGAGGCGACGGCGAAGGCGTTCGCCGGCGGCAAGGCGCTGGTGTGAGCGTGATGGTCACAAACTCCGCTGTCATCGCCCGGCTTGACCGGGCGATCCAGTACGCCGCGGCCTCTCGATCAATCTCAGGGGCCTCTGGAATACTGGATCCCCGCCTTCGCGGGGATGACAGCTGCGAGAGACGGTGGATGGAAGGCCTACGATGTTCGACCTGACGGAGCTCGAGCGCGCACATGCGATCGTGGGGCAGGCGGTGCCGGCGACGCCGGCGCGCGGCTGGCCGCTGCTCGCTGAGCGTCTCGGCACCGAGGTCATCGTCAAGCACGAAAACCATACGCCGATCGGCGCCTTCAAGGTGCGCGGCGGGCTGGTCTATCTCGACCGGCTGAAGCGCGAGCGGCCGAACACGCCAGGCATCATCTCGGCGACGCGCGGCAATCACGGCCAGAGTCTCGCATTCGCGGCGAGCCGACACGGCGTGCCCGCGGTGATCTACGTGCCATCAGGCAATTCGGTCGAGAAGAATCGGGCGATGAGGGCGTTCGGCGCCGAGCTGGTCGAGCACGGCGAGGATTTCCAGGCCGCCCGCGAGGAGGCCGAGCGCCGCGCGCAGTTCGCAGGGCTCCACATGGTGCCGTCGTTCCACCCGGACCTCGTGCTGGGCGTTGCGACCTACGCGCTCGAGCTGTTCCGCTCGGCGCCCGATCTCGACATCCTCTATGTGCCGATCGGGCAGGGCTCCGGCATCTGCGGCTGCATCATGGCGCGCGATCTGCTGGGCCTGAAGACCGAGATCGTCGGCGTGCAGTCGACGGAAGCGCCGTCCTATGCGCTGTCATTCGCGGCCGGCACGATCGTGACGACCGAGACGGCCAATACGCTCGCCGACGGCATGGCGACACGTATCCCTGACGAGGATGCGCTGGCGCTGATCCGCAAGGGCGCCTCGCGCATCGTGCAGGTCACCGACGACGAGGTCGCCGCCGCCATTCGCGCCTACTGGACCGACACGCATAATCTCGCCGAAGGCGCCGGCGCAGCCGCGCTCGCCGCGGCGTTGCAAGAAAAGAGCAAGCTGAAGGGCAAGCGCGTCGGTCTCGTGCTGTCCGGCGGCAATATCGATTTCGATCTGTTCAAGCGATGGGTGATCGCATGATGACGCGAGCGCTCGCCAAATACACCGCTGTCATCGTCCGGCTTGACCGGACGATCCAGTACGCCGCGGCTGTCGTGGGAATCTCGACGCCGGTGATTACTGGATGCCCCGCCTTCGCGGGGCATGACGAAGAACCAGGGGGACGACAATGAGCCAGCCTGCATCCGCTTACTTCATCGAGGACCGTCACGATCCCAACGAGACGCACACGCTCGCGGTGCTCGTGCAGAACGAGCCTGGCGTGCTCGCGCGCGTGATCGGCCTGTTCTCGGGGCGCGGCTACAACATCGAGAGCCTCACCGTCTCGGAGACCGAGGCCCAGAAGCACCTGTCGCGCATCACCATCGTCACGACGGGCACGCCGATGGTGATCGAGCAGATCAAGCACCAGCTCGACCGCATGATCCCGGTCTACCGCGTCGTCGACATGACCCAGACCAAGCGCTCGATCGAGCGTGAGCTGGCGATGGTCAAGGTGCGCGGGCAGGGTGAGCATCGGGTCGAGGCGCTGCGGCTCGCGGATGCGTTCCGCGCCCGCGTGATCGACGCCACTACCGAGAGCTTTGTGTTCGAGATCACAGGCAACACGGACAAGATCAATCAGTTTATCGACCTGATGCGCCCGCTCGGCCTTGTCGAGGTGTCGCGCACTGGCGTTGCCGCGATCGGTCGCGGGCCTGAAGGGATGTGAACCATGCTGGCGCGCGACTGGTATTACAACGAGCGGAACCGGATGGGGATCGAGCCCGCTGTGGCCTCGATCTACGACAACCATGACGATGCCGACCTGCGGGCGCGCGCCGCGCTGAAAATGCTCGGGGTGCAGCGCGGCTGGCGCGTCGCCGATATCGGCTGCGGCAACGGCGTGCTTGCCACCGAAGCCGCGCTGATGGGCGCCGAGGTCGACGCCATCGACATCTCGCCGGCGATGCTGGCGCTCGCCGAGATCTACGCCCGCGACCGCAAGGCGCCCGTGCGCACCCAGTCCGCCGGCTTGCTCAGC
This is a stretch of genomic DNA from Bradyrhizobium sp. CB2312. It encodes these proteins:
- the serB gene encoding phosphoserine phosphatase SerB, translating into MSLVATLICHPDNPALDSTIVDGARAVLPKAQPAHWLFDGVAVDIPFGAQDNLEGDRHAIEQRLRELRGDLPIDIVVQPVGFRRKKLFLADMDSTMIGQECIDELADLVGMKAHVAAITERAMRGEIEFEPALRERVALLKGLPASVVDEVLDKRITLTPGGRALVATMRKHGAYTCLVSGGFTLFTSAVAAKIGFQENRANELVVRDGKFTGEVKEPILGRAAKLATLVDLMESFDLDDIDSVVVGDGANDLAMIQAAGLGVAYHAKPAVAAAAAARIDHGDLTALLYAQGYRRDEFVEA
- the miaA gene encoding tRNA (adenosine(37)-N6)-dimethylallyltransferase MiaA translates to MSEGHTSKAVLIAGPTASGKSALALELALSAGGTVINADSMQVYRDLRIITARPTHGEEARAPHRLYGHVDAAVNFSAGAWVSDAAKALEETQVEGRLPIFIGGTGLYFKALTAGLSVVPPIPADVREDVRARLERNGVEALHAELARRDPRAAERLNLRDRTRIARALEVIEATGRSLLDWHHEGQPPLLPRDSYRAVFLAPERDELYARIDARFDAMLGAGALKEVERLAARQLDPLLPAMKAHGVPALIRHLRGELSLEDAATIGRADTRHYAKRQFTWFRHQLPEFEWVKLEEARGWLAAAVNAARDEN
- a CDS encoding acetolactate synthase 3 large subunit — protein: MSDKSHDPNQMTGAAMIVRALIDHGVTDIFGYPGGAVLPIYDEIFQQSEVQHILVRHEQGAGHAAEGYARSTGKPGVALVTSGPGATNMVTPLTDALMDSIPLVCISGQVPTHLIGNDAFQECDTVGITRPCTKHNWLVRDVNDLAKVLHEAFYVATSGRPGPVLVDVPKDVQFATGTYHPPRKSDVHRSYAPRVKGDATQIRKAVSLLANAKRPVIYSGGGVINSGPEATKLLRELVEVTGFPITSTLMGLGAYPASGKNWLGMLGMHGTYEANMTMHDCDVMLCVGARFDDRITGRVDAFSPGSKKIHIDIDPSSINKNIRVDVPIIGDCGNVLGDIIQVFKAEAKKPDIKSWWQQITQWRARNSLYYKKSNDVILPQHAIQSLFEATRGKDTYITTEVGQHQMWAAQFYGFEEPHRWMTSGGLGTMGYGLPAAVGVQVAHPDSLVIDIAGDASVQMTMQEMSTAVQYELPIKIFILNNQYMGMVRQWQQLLHGNRLSHSYSEALPDFVKLAEAYGAVGLQVHKPADLEGAIKEMISVKRPVLFDCRVAALENCFPMIPSGKAHNEMLLPEQANDEATAKAFAGGKALV
- a CDS encoding threonine dehydratase produces the protein MFDLTELERAHAIVGQAVPATPARGWPLLAERLGTEVIVKHENHTPIGAFKVRGGLVYLDRLKRERPNTPGIISATRGNHGQSLAFAASRHGVPAVIYVPSGNSVEKNRAMRAFGAELVEHGEDFQAAREEAERRAQFAGLHMVPSFHPDLVLGVATYALELFRSAPDLDILYVPIGQGSGICGCIMARDLLGLKTEIVGVQSTEAPSYALSFAAGTIVTTETANTLADGMATRIPDEDALALIRKGASRIVQVTDDEVAAAIRAYWTDTHNLAEGAGAAALAAALQEKSKLKGKRVGLVLSGGNIDFDLFKRWVIA
- the ilvN gene encoding acetolactate synthase small subunit, whose protein sequence is MSQPASAYFIEDRHDPNETHTLAVLVQNEPGVLARVIGLFSGRGYNIESLTVSETEAQKHLSRITIVTTGTPMVIEQIKHQLDRMIPVYRVVDMTQTKRSIERELAMVKVRGQGEHRVEALRLADAFRARVIDATTESFVFEITGNTDKINQFIDLMRPLGLVEVSRTGVAAIGRGPEGM